The Salinispora tropica CNB-440 genome has a window encoding:
- a CDS encoding SDR family oxidoreductase, which translates to MDLLVVGGSGLLGREIVRQARRSGRQVAATFHRQVVPVAGVNWRKLDIRRRDEVAAVVNQLRPAAIINAAYRQDDWAITADGGMHVAAAAVANRARLVQVSSDAVFSGTAERYDETCSPDPTSPYGAAKAAVETATTGLDPGAVIARTSLIIGADGSSSQERLVHALAANPTSGFLFTDDLRCPIHVTDLAAALLELAASAYAGIHHVAGADAVSRYELGLLIARRDGIDDSVLPAGRRADTTVPGPVRVRLDCAETQSRLTTRLRGARTFLAPTCA; encoded by the coding sequence ATGGACCTTCTCGTGGTGGGTGGTAGTGGTCTGCTGGGCCGAGAGATCGTGCGCCAGGCGCGGCGGAGCGGTCGTCAGGTGGCGGCGACCTTCCACCGTCAGGTGGTGCCGGTTGCCGGCGTGAACTGGCGAAAACTCGACATCCGACGCCGCGACGAGGTCGCTGCAGTGGTCAACCAGCTCCGACCCGCTGCGATCATCAACGCGGCGTACCGGCAGGACGACTGGGCTATCACCGCCGACGGCGGCATGCACGTGGCCGCCGCCGCGGTCGCCAACCGGGCCCGCCTGGTGCAGGTCTCCAGTGATGCGGTCTTCTCCGGCACAGCGGAACGCTACGACGAGACGTGTAGCCCCGACCCGACCAGCCCATACGGTGCGGCCAAGGCCGCGGTCGAGACGGCGACTACGGGCCTGGATCCGGGTGCGGTCATCGCCCGAACCTCTTTGATCATCGGAGCTGATGGCAGCTCCTCCCAGGAGAGGCTGGTGCACGCCCTCGCCGCCAACCCCACCAGCGGCTTCCTCTTCACCGACGACCTGCGTTGCCCGATCCACGTCACGGACCTGGCCGCGGCGCTCCTGGAACTGGCCGCTTCCGCGTACGCCGGAATCCACCACGTGGCTGGCGCCGACGCCGTCAGTCGCTACGAACTCGGCCTGCTCATCGCCCGTCGCGACGGTATCGACGACTCGGTCCTGCCCGCCGGCCGGCGGGCTGACACCACCGTTCCTGGTCCGGTCAGGGTTCGCCTCGACTGTGCCGAGACCCAGTCAAGACTGACCACCCGGCTCCGTGGTGCCCGGACGTTCCTTGCCCCTACCTGCGCCTAA
- a CDS encoding Ig-like domain repeat protein yields MQGFCQRLDRGAGVRRAGRAVVGWLALALAVTVTQAIGVSPALAQHKPGSTAVSEFLLAWGKNDNGQLGNGSTTGSNVPIAVSLPLGTTVTAVAAGRFHSLALTSAGTVLAWGTNHFGQLGDGTLIDRSAPVEVSLPPGTTVTAVAAGGVHSMALTSVGTVLAWGGNGVGQLGDGSTTRRTTPVEAILPSGVTVTAVAAAESHSLAVTSAGAALAWGLNGTGQLGDGSTINRSTPVSVALPLGTEVTAIAAGRLHSLAVTSVGAALAWGYNGTGQLGDGTTINRSTPVSVALPLGAEVTAVVAGRLHSAALTTAGTALAWGDNGFGQLGNGGGSNSSEAVEVSLPTGTTLAAIASRDSDHTIAIAGDGTALAWGSNIFGQLGDGTTTNPSTPVPVALPTGITLLTTAAGSDHTLALPAQQSRSTTSVQVSPQDPTVDQDVTLTATVTCDLGSPTGIVTFRNNNTDLATVPLDTTNTATHTTTLPVGTNTLTADFTSTNTVCPNSQSEATTITVADPTDPTDPTDPDLPITGVSLPSLLGTATLLILIGASFIVLTRRHRSTHTEVAG; encoded by the coding sequence ATGCAGGGGTTCTGTCAGCGGCTGGATCGGGGCGCCGGAGTGCGCCGGGCGGGACGCGCTGTCGTCGGATGGCTCGCCCTCGCGCTGGCGGTGACGGTAACGCAGGCGATCGGTGTGTCGCCCGCGTTGGCGCAGCACAAGCCCGGATCGACCGCGGTGTCGGAATTCCTCCTGGCCTGGGGGAAGAACGACAATGGGCAGCTTGGTAACGGAAGCACTACCGGAAGTAACGTGCCGATCGCGGTGAGCCTGCCGCTGGGCACCACGGTTACCGCTGTCGCCGCCGGTCGCTTTCACAGTCTGGCGTTGACCTCGGCCGGCACGGTCCTCGCCTGGGGCACCAACCACTTTGGTCAGCTCGGTGACGGAACCCTGATCGACCGTAGTGCGCCCGTCGAGGTAAGTCTGCCGCCCGGCACCACGGTCACCGCCGTCGCCGCTGGCGGCGTCCACAGCATGGCATTGACCTCGGTCGGCACCGTCCTGGCCTGGGGTGGCAACGGCGTCGGTCAGCTCGGGGACGGAAGCACGACCAGGCGTACCACGCCGGTCGAGGCGATCCTGCCGTCCGGTGTCACCGTCACCGCTGTCGCCGCCGCCGAAAGCCACAGCCTGGCGGTGACCTCTGCCGGTGCCGCCCTCGCCTGGGGGCTGAACGGCACTGGTCAACTCGGGGACGGGAGCACCATCAACCGGAGTACGCCGGTGTCTGTCGCCCTGCCCCTCGGCACCGAGGTCACTGCCATCGCTGCCGGCCGCCTCCACAGCCTGGCGGTCACGTCCGTCGGTGCCGCCCTCGCCTGGGGGTACAACGGCACTGGTCAACTCGGGGACGGGACCACCATCAACCGGAGTACGCCGGTGTCTGTCGCCCTGCCCCTCGGGGCCGAGGTCACCGCCGTCGTGGCCGGCCGCCTCCACAGTGCTGCGTTGACCACGGCCGGCACCGCCCTCGCCTGGGGCGACAACGGCTTCGGGCAGCTCGGAAACGGGGGTGGCAGCAACAGCAGCGAAGCCGTCGAGGTCAGCCTGCCCACGGGCACCACGCTCGCGGCCATCGCGTCCCGCGACAGCGACCACACCATCGCGATAGCCGGCGACGGCACCGCCCTCGCCTGGGGGAGCAATATCTTTGGCCAACTCGGTGATGGAACCACCACCAACCCCAGCACGCCGGTGCCCGTAGCCCTGCCTACGGGCATCACGCTCCTCACCACGGCTGCCGGCAGCGACCACACGCTGGCCCTGCCTGCCCAGCAATCCCGCTCCACCACGAGTGTGCAGGTCTCGCCGCAGGACCCGACCGTGGATCAGGACGTCACGCTCACCGCCACCGTCACCTGCGACCTCGGAAGCCCGACCGGCATCGTCACCTTCCGCAACAACAACACCGACCTCGCCACCGTGCCCCTGGACACCACCAACACCGCCACCCACACCACGACGCTCCCGGTCGGCACCAACACCCTGACCGCCGACTTCACCAGCACCAACACCGTCTGCCCCAACAGTCAGTCCGAGGCCACCACCATCACCGTCGCCGATCCCACCGACCCGACCGACCCCACCGATCCCGACCTACCCATCACCGGGGTCAGCCTGCCCAGCCTGCTCGGCACCGCCACCCTGCTCATCCTCATCGGCGCCAGCTTCATCGTCCTCACCCGCCGACACCGATCGACCCACACTGAGGTGGCCGGGTAG
- a CDS encoding GNAT family N-acetyltransferase: protein MIGSIQLAKTDTAHRQAEIGYVPARTWWGHGYATEATQALMGFGFDQLGLREVSAGCDPANVASARVLTKIGMRPAGYRHNHLQIRGQWRDRLLFAATSTG, encoded by the coding sequence CTGATCGGCTCCATCCAACTCGCCAAAACCGATACCGCTCACCGGCAGGCCGAGATCGGCTACGTCCCGGCCCGGACCTGGTGGGGGCACGGGTACGCCACCGAGGCCACCCAGGCCCTGATGGGGTTCGGATTCGACCAGCTCGGCTTGCGTGAAGTCAGCGCGGGGTGCGACCCCGCCAACGTGGCCTCTGCTCGCGTCCTGACCAAAATCGGGATGCGGCCTGCCGGGTACCGGCACAACCACCTCCAGATCCGCGGGCAGTGGCGCGACCGGCTGTTGTTCGCCGCCACCTCGACCGGTTAG
- a CDS encoding MFS transporter — translation MDGVMADQRPSARYGYRSLGAEPGFRVRLAGAAASKLQAGMFSFALLYAVSAGRSYGVAALVVAVAALGGIAAPFRGRLLDRFGDRRVLWPILTVHVGSVTALSVNEGLNGPVLATFGSALVANVSMPPVGVLSRVMWRRMSQPQNVRSALALDAVLTDLAFVFGPALVGLLTETVSPIAGLVVSSGSSALATVLLLRAQAGRGPVRDPSRGPERGAGGARHWAGPLVLAPLRWLLLVACLFSAALHAVQIALPAAAGRSAGAALVSVLSVGSIVGGLVVGALRGRWVPRLPVLLLGLALACVALAVVGRLPLGLLVAGCLLVGLFIGPTFVALYGDAGDLAPSGTEAETQSWTGAAIQLGAAVGAAAGAAAIEGWAPLAAVGVAAVLALSGFGAGLRVVRAQRHRSRSRLDGSRKNPPPAERDEAGRLSAVTNNLDVPPAVDPGGRGVSARIKG, via the coding sequence ATGGACGGTGTGATGGCTGATCAGCGACCGTCGGCCCGGTACGGCTACCGGAGTCTCGGGGCTGAACCCGGCTTCCGGGTCCGGTTGGCGGGCGCCGCGGCCAGCAAGCTTCAGGCCGGCATGTTCTCCTTCGCGTTGCTCTACGCGGTCTCCGCCGGTCGCTCCTATGGCGTCGCCGCACTCGTTGTCGCGGTTGCCGCCCTCGGTGGCATCGCGGCGCCCTTCCGGGGGCGACTGCTCGACCGATTCGGCGACAGACGTGTCCTGTGGCCCATCTTGACCGTGCATGTGGGCTCAGTGACGGCGCTGTCGGTCAACGAAGGACTCAACGGGCCGGTACTGGCGACCTTCGGGTCGGCGCTCGTGGCGAATGTGTCGATGCCTCCGGTCGGGGTGCTGTCCCGGGTCATGTGGCGCAGGATGTCGCAGCCGCAGAATGTCCGGAGCGCGCTGGCGCTCGACGCGGTGCTTACGGATCTCGCCTTCGTCTTCGGACCCGCCCTGGTCGGTCTGCTGACCGAAACGGTGTCGCCGATAGCCGGGTTGGTGGTTTCCAGCGGCTCCAGCGCGCTGGCGACCGTCCTTCTCCTTCGGGCCCAGGCCGGCCGGGGGCCGGTACGGGACCCCAGCCGGGGGCCGGAGCGGGGCGCCGGCGGCGCGCGGCACTGGGCCGGTCCGCTTGTGCTGGCGCCCCTACGCTGGCTGCTGCTCGTCGCCTGTCTCTTCTCCGCAGCGTTGCATGCCGTGCAAATTGCGCTCCCCGCAGCGGCTGGCCGGTCGGCTGGTGCTGCTCTGGTCAGCGTCCTGTCGGTGGGCAGCATCGTCGGTGGCCTGGTGGTTGGGGCGCTGCGCGGGCGGTGGGTACCTCGGCTGCCCGTCCTGCTTCTGGGTCTTGCTCTCGCGTGTGTGGCCCTGGCGGTGGTCGGTCGGTTGCCGCTGGGGCTGTTGGTGGCCGGCTGCCTCCTGGTCGGTCTCTTCATCGGGCCCACCTTTGTTGCCCTGTACGGCGATGCGGGTGACCTGGCGCCTTCGGGCACCGAGGCGGAGACGCAGTCATGGACGGGGGCTGCCATTCAGCTCGGCGCAGCCGTTGGTGCTGCGGCCGGCGCTGCCGCCATCGAGGGCTGGGCGCCGCTGGCCGCGGTCGGGGTGGCTGCCGTGCTGGCGCTGTCGGGATTTGGGGCGGGCCTGCGGGTGGTCCGCGCGCAGCGGCACCGTAGCCGGAGCCGACTGGACGGCTCACGCAAGAACCCACCTCCAGCTGAGCGGGATGAGGCCGGCCGCCTTTCTGCGGTGACCAACAACCTTGACGTACCGCCGGCCGTTGATCCTGGCGGTAGAGGTGTTTCTGCTCGCATCAAGGGATAG
- a CDS encoding glycoside hydrolase family 15 protein has protein sequence MAQKNERKSRSEAPHQHSPNVLREYALLADGQRAALVGPDGNIVWLCAPGWADPPLFSSLLGGRGSYLVTPTNQRFVWGGQYEPQSLIWINRWTTADGIIETREALAFPGDAQRVVLLRQVRAVDQDAKVRIRLDPRANFGREPLRQVRQDGGLWHARCGNLHLRHSCGHPLEPSAEGSCDGELRVPAGGQADLVLEISTQPLEDEPPDPAELWRITEQSWRKVLEPLTRGTAGRDAVFAYTVLRGLTRPGGGMVAAVTTGLPERALAGRNYDYRYAWIRDQSFAGQAAALIGRHDLLDDAVRFLTDRVLADGDRLAPAYTVDGTPVPPEEELTFLPGYPGAKARTGNWVRGQFQLDAYGDVLMVLATAADRGRLEATSWQALTVAAEAIEKCWRSPDSGIWELPARQWTHSKLSCVAGLRAAARVAPGGLAGRWASLADTILADTTAHGLHPSGRWQRAYDDPRVDSALLLPAIRGALPEGDPRTEATRRAVLNELQQDGYLYRFRPDRRPLGDAEGAFLLCGFAAALAEWQAGDIVAANRWFERNRAGCGPPGLFTEEFDVAQRQLRGNLPQAFVHALMLETAVRLGHAAPCAD, from the coding sequence GTGGCCCAGAAGAACGAACGGAAGAGCCGATCCGAGGCGCCCCACCAGCACTCCCCGAACGTGCTCCGGGAGTACGCACTACTCGCCGACGGGCAGCGGGCGGCGCTGGTCGGCCCGGACGGGAACATCGTCTGGCTCTGCGCCCCCGGGTGGGCCGACCCGCCGCTGTTCAGCAGCCTCCTCGGCGGCCGGGGCAGCTACCTGGTGACCCCGACGAACCAGCGCTTTGTCTGGGGCGGGCAGTACGAGCCCCAGTCGCTGATCTGGATCAACAGGTGGACGACCGCCGACGGAATCATCGAGACCCGGGAGGCCCTGGCGTTCCCCGGCGACGCCCAACGGGTGGTCCTGCTACGCCAGGTACGCGCGGTGGACCAGGACGCGAAGGTCCGGATCCGGCTCGACCCCCGGGCGAACTTCGGTCGAGAGCCGCTGCGCCAGGTACGACAGGACGGCGGTCTGTGGCACGCTCGCTGCGGCAACCTGCACCTCCGCCACAGCTGCGGCCACCCCCTCGAACCCAGCGCCGAGGGGTCGTGCGACGGCGAGTTGCGGGTGCCGGCCGGCGGGCAGGCTGACCTGGTGCTGGAGATCTCCACCCAGCCGCTCGAGGACGAGCCACCCGACCCCGCCGAGCTGTGGCGGATCACCGAGCAGTCCTGGCGGAAGGTGCTGGAGCCGCTGACCCGTGGCACCGCGGGACGAGACGCCGTCTTCGCCTACACGGTGCTGCGCGGGCTGACCCGGCCCGGCGGTGGGATGGTCGCCGCGGTGACCACCGGCCTGCCGGAGCGAGCGCTCGCCGGCCGCAACTACGACTACCGGTACGCCTGGATCCGCGACCAGTCGTTCGCCGGGCAGGCCGCCGCTCTGATCGGTCGGCACGACCTCCTCGACGACGCGGTGCGGTTCCTCACCGACCGGGTCCTCGCCGACGGCGATCGGCTCGCTCCCGCCTACACCGTGGACGGCACCCCCGTACCGCCGGAAGAGGAGCTGACGTTTCTGCCCGGCTATCCGGGGGCCAAGGCCCGGACCGGTAACTGGGTTCGGGGGCAGTTTCAGCTGGACGCCTACGGCGACGTGCTGATGGTCCTGGCAACCGCCGCCGACCGGGGACGGCTGGAGGCCACCTCCTGGCAGGCGCTGACCGTCGCCGCCGAGGCCATCGAGAAGTGCTGGCGGTCACCCGACTCGGGCATCTGGGAACTCCCGGCCCGGCAGTGGACCCACTCGAAGCTGAGCTGTGTGGCCGGGCTGCGCGCGGCGGCCCGGGTCGCGCCGGGCGGACTTGCCGGCCGTTGGGCCTCCCTCGCCGACACGATTCTCGCCGACACCACCGCGCACGGCCTACACCCCTCCGGGCGTTGGCAACGCGCCTACGACGACCCCCGAGTCGACTCGGCGTTGCTGTTGCCGGCAATCCGAGGCGCGCTTCCCGAGGGGGATCCTCGGACCGAGGCGACCCGTCGGGCCGTCCTGAACGAGCTCCAGCAGGACGGCTACCTGTACCGGTTTCGACCGGATCGCCGCCCGCTCGGGGACGCCGAAGGGGCCTTCCTGCTCTGTGGTTTCGCCGCGGCGCTCGCCGAGTGGCAGGCCGGCGACATCGTCGCCGCGAACCGGTGGTTCGAACGTAACCGGGCGGGGTGTGGTCCACCGGGGCTCTTCACCGAGGAGTTCGACGTGGCGCAGCGGCAGCTGCGGGGCAACCTGCCGCAGGCCTTCGTGCACGCGCTGATGCTCGAAACCGCCGTGCGCCTCGGCCACGCCGCTCCCTGTGCCGACTAG
- a CDS encoding Ig-like domain repeat protein, which produces MQGICQRRGRGGGARPVRRVVAGWFSLALALSPAIGGSPASARHQPASAAVMSDAILAWGGNDGGQLGDGTTTDSSEPIAVRLPTGTTVAAVAAGDRHSVALTSAGTVLAWGRNTEGQLGNGTTTSSGEPVAVSLPSGIRIVAVAVGADHSLALTSTGSLLAWGSNDTGQLGDGSVTSSSTPVAVRLPPNTTVAAIAAGRDHNLVLTATGPAALLAWGANREGQLGDGTVVDRSRPVPVNLPTGLTVTAIAGGRDHSLALTSDDTVLAWGGNSHGQLGDGTTTGSLLPVTVVLPVGAEATAIAAGRLHSLALTSDGTALAWGGNHWGQLGNGSTSDSSEPVAVSLPGGTRLISIASRDSDHNVAITTEGAALAWGLNSQGHLGDGTTTDSATPVAVSLPAGAALTSIAVGDDHSLALPAQQPGSTTSLQVSPQNPTADQEVTLTAAVFCTTGAPTGSVTFRSNNTDLATVPLGSTNTATHTTMLPVGTNTLTADFTSIDTTCPNSQSEATTITVAEPPELPTTGPNLPTLLGAAALFLLTGTALIHLSRQRRPTCHPH; this is translated from the coding sequence ATGCAGGGAATCTGCCAGCGGCGTGGCCGGGGCGGCGGAGCACGGCCGGTGCGACGTGTTGTCGCCGGTTGGTTCTCCCTCGCGCTGGCGCTCTCGCCGGCGATCGGCGGGTCACCCGCATCGGCACGACACCAACCCGCATCGGCCGCCGTCATGTCGGATGCGATCCTCGCCTGGGGTGGGAACGACGGAGGTCAGTTGGGTGACGGGACCACGACCGACAGCAGCGAGCCGATCGCGGTGCGCCTGCCAACGGGTACCACGGTCGCCGCCGTCGCTGCCGGTGATCGCCACAGTGTGGCGTTGACCTCGGCTGGCACCGTCCTTGCCTGGGGCAGAAACACCGAAGGTCAGCTCGGTAACGGGACGACCACCAGCAGTGGTGAGCCGGTCGCGGTGAGCCTGCCCAGCGGTATCCGGATCGTCGCTGTCGCCGTCGGTGCCGACCACAGTCTGGCGTTGACCTCCACCGGCTCCCTCCTCGCCTGGGGCAGTAATGACACCGGCCAGCTTGGTGATGGGTCTGTCACCAGCAGCAGCACGCCCGTCGCGGTGCGCCTGCCACCGAACACGACCGTCGCCGCCATCGCCGCTGGCCGCGACCACAATCTGGTCCTGACCGCGACCGGCCCGGCCGCCCTGCTCGCCTGGGGGGCGAACCGCGAAGGTCAGCTGGGCGATGGAACCGTCGTCGATCGCAGCAGACCCGTTCCCGTCAACCTGCCAACCGGCCTCACGGTCACCGCCATCGCCGGTGGACGCGACCACAGTCTGGCGTTGACCTCCGACGACACCGTTCTGGCCTGGGGCGGGAACTCTCACGGTCAGCTCGGTGACGGCACCACCACGGGCAGTCTCCTACCTGTCACCGTCGTCCTGCCTGTCGGCGCCGAGGCCACCGCCATCGCCGCGGGTCGCCTCCACAGCCTGGCGTTGACCTCCGATGGAACCGCCCTCGCCTGGGGTGGCAACCATTGGGGGCAACTGGGTAACGGCTCCACCTCCGACAGCAGCGAACCGGTCGCCGTCAGCCTGCCCGGGGGCACCAGGCTCATCTCCATTGCCAGTCGCGACAGCGACCACAACGTGGCGATCACCACCGAGGGCGCCGCCCTCGCCTGGGGCCTCAACTCGCAGGGACATCTGGGCGACGGGACCACCACCGACAGCGCCACCCCCGTGGCGGTCAGCCTGCCGGCCGGCGCCGCCCTGACCAGCATCGCCGTCGGCGACGATCACAGCCTGGCCCTGCCTGCCCAGCAACCCGGCTCCACCACGAGTCTGCAGGTCTCGCCGCAGAACCCGACCGCGGATCAGGAGGTCACCCTCACCGCCGCCGTCTTCTGCACCACCGGCGCCCCCACCGGGAGTGTCACCTTCCGGAGCAACAACACCGACCTCGCCACCGTGCCCCTGGGCAGCACCAACACCGCCACCCACACCACGATGCTTCCCGTCGGCACCAACACCCTCACCGCCGACTTCACCAGCATCGACACCACCTGCCCCAACAGCCAGTCCGAGGCCACCACGATCACCGTCGCCGAGCCCCCCGAACTGCCCACCACCGGACCCAACCTGCCCACCCTGCTCGGCGCGGCAGCCCTGTTCCTCCTCACCGGCACCGCCCTCATCCACCTCAGCCGTCAGCGGCGGCCAACCTGCCACCCACACTGA
- a CDS encoding FAD-binding and (Fe-S)-binding domain-containing protein, whose amino-acid sequence MSEVLLPHPVVRAPGLAPEVDLAALVADLRAEVDGEIRFDVGSRAAYSTDSSNYRQVPLGVVLPRTIEAGVAAVAVCRRHRAPLVSRGGGTSLAGQCTNTAVVLDWSKYCHLLLEVDPQTRTCLVEPGIVLDSLNAQLAPTGLEYGPRPATHSRCTLGGMLGNNSCGATAQRTGKVVDNIVELEVLLYDGTRIWVGETSDEQYAEIQLRGGRPAEIYRQLWALREEYLADIRTRYPDIPRRVSGYNLDSLLPEKGFHLAQALVGSEGTLVTILRARLRLVPVVKASALVFVNYPDIAAAGDDVMRVLAHQPVTLEGVDHRLVADERRKRQQPAGLREIPEGGAWLMIQMGGETPGQARAAANRLIAEVRGGGAGTVHEFTDPAHERQMWQVRESSLGATAEVRGSERTWPGWEDSAVAPEKLGDYLRDLRRLLDEYGLGRASLYGHFGQGCVHTRIPFELTTADGVRRFRSFLEHAADLVVSYGGSFSGEHGDGQARGELLPKMFGGRLMRAFGQFKAIFDPGDRMNPGKTVSPYPLDSHLRLGVDYDHGPVRTTFAYPDDQGSFANAVLRCVGVGKCRRHDGEVMCPSYMVTREEEHSTRGRSRLLFEMLDGGARGGSVDDGWRSTAVRDALDLCLACKGCKADCPVNVDMATYKAEFLSHHYAGRLRPRAHYSMGWLPVLAAVAGAVPGVVNALTRAPGLGRLAKVAGGIDQRRDVPIFAEESFQRWFAHRTPAGDGHRGEVLLWPDTFTNRLHPGVAQAAVEVLESAGWRVRVPEGPVCCGLTWISTGQLGVAKRVLRRTVAILRPHLRAGTRVVGLEPSCTAVFRSDAHELFPDDEDVTRLRQQTVTLAELLHDHSPGWQPPRLPAHALIQTHCHQHAVLGTAADQAVLTSAGVRADFLDSGCCGLAGNFGFEQGHYEVSVACAERVLLPAVRDAADTDVLLADGFSCRTQVEQSAAGGRSAIHLAELLRAGLRGESVVSRPEQRWGHRPQPPSRRARLAAVGLVGLAGLAPVVALVGSKSRWRGRPGSRRLW is encoded by the coding sequence GTGAGTGAGGTCCTGCTGCCCCACCCCGTCGTACGCGCACCCGGGCTGGCGCCGGAGGTCGACCTGGCGGCACTCGTCGCCGACCTACGAGCCGAGGTGGACGGGGAGATCCGGTTCGATGTCGGTTCCCGGGCCGCCTACTCCACCGACTCCTCCAACTACCGGCAGGTGCCGCTCGGCGTGGTGCTGCCCCGGACGATCGAAGCGGGGGTGGCGGCGGTCGCGGTGTGCCGTCGGCACCGCGCGCCGTTGGTCTCCCGGGGCGGTGGTACCAGCCTGGCCGGGCAATGCACCAACACCGCGGTCGTGCTGGACTGGTCGAAGTACTGCCACCTCCTGCTGGAGGTGGACCCGCAGACGCGGACCTGCCTGGTGGAGCCCGGCATCGTCCTGGACTCACTCAACGCCCAACTCGCGCCGACCGGACTGGAGTACGGCCCCCGCCCGGCTACCCACAGTCGCTGCACTCTGGGCGGGATGCTCGGCAACAACTCCTGCGGAGCCACCGCCCAGCGGACCGGCAAGGTGGTCGACAACATCGTCGAGCTGGAGGTCCTGCTCTACGACGGCACTCGGATCTGGGTCGGCGAGACCAGCGACGAGCAGTACGCCGAGATCCAGCTCCGCGGCGGTCGGCCGGCTGAGATCTACCGGCAACTGTGGGCGCTGCGCGAGGAGTACCTGGCCGACATCCGTACCCGCTACCCGGACATCCCTCGCCGGGTCTCCGGGTACAACCTCGACAGCCTCCTGCCGGAGAAGGGCTTCCACCTCGCGCAGGCCCTGGTCGGCTCCGAGGGCACTCTGGTCACCATTCTCCGGGCGCGGTTGCGGCTGGTGCCGGTGGTCAAGGCGTCCGCCCTGGTCTTTGTCAACTATCCGGACATCGCTGCGGCGGGTGACGACGTCATGCGCGTGCTGGCGCACCAACCGGTCACGCTGGAGGGCGTCGACCACCGGCTGGTCGCGGACGAGCGGCGCAAACGCCAGCAGCCCGCGGGGCTCCGGGAGATCCCCGAAGGCGGCGCCTGGTTGATGATCCAGATGGGCGGCGAGACGCCAGGACAGGCCCGTGCCGCCGCCAACCGGTTGATCGCCGAAGTCCGCGGCGGCGGTGCGGGGACCGTGCACGAGTTCACCGACCCGGCCCACGAACGGCAGATGTGGCAGGTCCGGGAGTCATCCCTGGGGGCGACGGCAGAGGTACGCGGCTCCGAGCGCACCTGGCCGGGCTGGGAGGACTCGGCGGTCGCCCCGGAGAAGCTCGGCGACTACCTGCGGGACCTACGCCGGCTCCTCGACGAGTACGGCCTGGGCCGGGCATCGCTGTATGGCCACTTCGGGCAGGGGTGTGTGCACACCCGCATTCCCTTCGAGCTGACCACCGCGGACGGGGTGCGGCGGTTCCGATCCTTTCTGGAGCATGCTGCTGATCTGGTCGTCTCCTACGGTGGATCGTTCTCCGGCGAGCACGGGGACGGCCAGGCCCGGGGTGAGCTGCTACCGAAGATGTTCGGTGGCCGGCTCATGCGCGCGTTCGGCCAGTTCAAGGCGATCTTCGACCCGGGCGACCGGATGAATCCGGGCAAGACAGTCTCGCCCTACCCGCTCGACAGCCACCTGCGGTTGGGCGTCGACTATGACCACGGCCCGGTGCGGACCACCTTCGCCTACCCCGACGACCAGGGAAGCTTCGCCAATGCCGTGCTTCGCTGTGTCGGAGTGGGTAAGTGCCGCCGGCACGACGGTGAGGTGATGTGTCCTTCCTACATGGTCACGCGGGAGGAGGAACACTCCACCCGGGGCCGCTCCCGGCTGCTCTTCGAGATGCTCGACGGCGGAGCCCGGGGTGGCAGCGTCGACGACGGGTGGCGCTCCACCGCCGTCCGGGACGCCCTCGACCTCTGCCTGGCCTGCAAGGGCTGCAAGGCGGACTGCCCGGTGAACGTGGACATGGCGACCTACAAGGCGGAGTTCCTGTCCCACCACTACGCCGGTCGGCTCCGTCCCCGCGCGCACTACTCGATGGGGTGGCTGCCGGTGCTGGCGGCGGTGGCCGGTGCCGTGCCGGGCGTGGTGAACGCCCTCACCCGGGCGCCCGGCCTGGGCCGGCTGGCCAAGGTGGCGGGCGGCATCGACCAGCGGCGCGACGTTCCGATCTTTGCCGAGGAGAGCTTCCAGCGGTGGTTTGCCCACCGAACCCCGGCTGGTGACGGCCACCGCGGTGAGGTTCTGCTCTGGCCGGACACCTTCACCAATCGGCTTCATCCCGGGGTGGCCCAGGCCGCCGTCGAGGTGCTGGAGTCCGCCGGCTGGCGGGTCCGGGTGCCGGAGGGGCCGGTCTGCTGCGGGCTGACCTGGATTTCCACCGGCCAGCTCGGCGTCGCCAAGCGGGTGCTGCGGCGTACCGTTGCGATCCTTCGGCCGCACCTGCGCGCCGGGACCCGGGTGGTTGGTCTGGAGCCGAGCTGTACGGCTGTGTTCCGGAGCGATGCCCACGAACTCTTCCCGGACGACGAGGACGTTACCCGCCTCCGCCAGCAGACGGTCACCCTGGCCGAGCTACTTCATGATCACAGTCCCGGCTGGCAGCCACCGCGGCTGCCGGCGCACGCGCTGATCCAAACCCACTGTCACCAGCATGCCGTCCTGGGTACCGCCGCTGACCAGGCGGTGCTCACCAGCGCTGGGGTGCGAGCCGACTTTCTCGACTCGGGCTGCTGCGGCCTGGCCGGTAACTTCGGCTTCGAGCAGGGGCACTACGAGGTCTCCGTGGCCTGCGCCGAGCGGGTGCTCCTGCCGGCCGTTCGGGACGCCGCCGACACCGATGTGCTTCTCGCTGACGGGTTCAGCTGCCGCACCCAGGTCGAGCAGAGCGCGGCCGGGGGCCGCTCGGCGATTCACCTGGCCGAGCTGCTGCGCGCCGGGTTGCGCGGCGAGTCGGTGGTGTCCCGGCCGGAACAGCGGTGGGGGCACCGGCCGCAGCCGCCCTCGCGGAGGGCCCGGCTGGCCGCGGTCGGGTTGGTCGGCCTGGCCGGGCTCGCCCCGGTGGTCGCCCTGGTCGGATCGAAGTCGCGGTGGCGGGGGAGGCCCGGGTCGCGGCGGCTGTGGTGA